The Oncorhynchus mykiss isolate Arlee chromosome 10, USDA_OmykA_1.1, whole genome shotgun sequence nucleotide sequence CGAAATGTGAGGAAATCACATGGGGTGGATGGGAAAGGTCATATGTTGAAGTGGATTAAATTGGGCATATCTGTGCTAAATATCGTGATTATGTCCCTACAACAGTGCAGCTGTGTTGCTTCTCAAAATGTATTTGATAATCAAtttcacgttttttttttttattagattGTTGCTCATCATGTGGCCCACATTTCTAAAGATTGAGTCATCATTTAAAACGTTTggtgttttcttcttctttttccaGGTGACATCAGTTGCAAGGGGATGACCGAGCGCATTCATAACATCAATCTCCACAACTTCAGCAATTCTGTACTTGAGACCCTCAATGAGCAGCGCAACCGCGGGCACTTCTGTGACGTGACTGTTCGGATCCATGGAAGCATGCTGCGAGCCCACCGCTGCGTGCTGGCCGCTGGGAGCCCCTTCTTCCAGGACAAGCTGCTCCTGGGCTACAGTGACATTGAGGTCCCCTCGGTGGTCTCGGTGCAGTCCATCCAGAAGCTGATAGACTTCATGTACAGCGGGGTCCTGCGGGTTTCCCAATCGGAAGCTCTCCAGATCCTCACTGCTGCCAGCATCCTGCAGATCAAAACGGTCATCGATGAGTGCACCCGCATCGTGTCCCAGAATGTGGGCCTGGCCGGGCCAGGGGGGTTCCCTGTCAACCCAGGAGACTCTGGGCAGGAGACGCCCCGGGGCACACCTGAGTCAGGCACCTCTGGGCCCAGCAGCGATGCAGAGTCAGTGTACATGCAGGCCACGTCCCAGCAGAACCTAGAGCGTGCGTACACATCGCATTACTCCTACTCCGGCCTTTCACTGCAGAATGGAACCCGTGAGCGCTCCCACTACGTAACCAGTATGACAACAAGCTACGACCCAGCCCTCGGCACGCAGAAGGACCAGCATGACCAGGACCCGCCGTGGATCACCCGCATCCACGAGAGGTCACAGCAGATGGAACGCTTCCTATCCACCCCTGAGACCACCCACTGCCGCAAGCAGCCCCGACCGGTACGCATACAGACAGGAGGCGTTCACATAAAGCAGGAGGCAGAGGACGAgtacagcagctatggtatggatgaGTGCACAGAAGACACAGAACACGTTGAGGGTGTGGAGAGTGAGCCGAAGGGTGAAAGCTTTGACTCAGGGGTAAGCTCCTCCATCGGTACTGAGCCAGACTCCGTGGATCAGCAGCAGTACCTGCTTGGCTTTGGGAGGGAAGGGGTTGGAGAGGGGCAACAGTGCGAGGGGACCCCAGTGCAGATCGATGTCAATGACTCCTCCCCAGAGCAGATGCATGAGACGGAGGACAGGGGCACATCCCACGGCACTAGCGACAGTAACATGTTGCAGCCCCTGCCCAACCCAATCATGGCCCAGTCCCTGCCAAGTGCCCCACTCTATATGCGTCAGGCCGAATCTCACACCAGCAACCTGAGGATGCCGCTCACCATGACCAGCAACACCCAGGTAATGGGCACGGCCAGCAACTCCTACCTGCCCAACCTCTTTGCCACACAGTCGGCCAGCAACAACAAGCCCTTCCTCTTCAGCCTGCCACAGTCCATGGGAGGCCAACAGACCCAGTTTGTGGCCGTGCCGCCCCCTTGTATGCCCCCATTCTCTCAGCAGTTGATGGTACAGCAGCAGGCAGCGCGGGAACAGCAACAGGCGGCCCAGATGGGACAGGGGGAGAAGAAGCCCTATGAGTGCACTCTATGCACTAAAACCTTTACTGCTAAACAGAACTATGTCAAACACATGTTTGTGCACACTGGTGAGTACACTAGCTCCTCTTACCATTTTGCATGTAACACTAATATATTGCCATGAGTGGTTTGTGGTTCAAATAATTTCCCtgtacatttgcaaacataaaaTACACAAACGCAATGAATGGCTCTTTAAGTTAACATGTAGCAATGGATAAATGTTTATTGTGTTTAGTGGCTTGAAGTATGTAGGCTATCTCTTGATGGTTGACTAATAGCAAACAAATATTTTACTAGCATAAGGACAATTACATAGGTTTTCTGTGCATGAAAGAACTATTCATTTTAGGGATTAACATCAAGGGTTCCCCCTACTGGCCGGGCAAGTGAACTTTCTGGTTTCTCCCCTTATTGAATTCATGGCAGTCGGGCAAGTTGAGCCTGCTCTGTGGTTTCCCCATTGGTCaggtagttaaaaaaaaaaatgaaaacaaccAAACTGCAAATAATTCCAGTAGCTTAAATATGATATTTTTTTGGTTCCTGCCCATGTTTTAAGTGAAAGACAGAACATTTTTGGCATTTTATGGccctatttttttttacacaaagaAATGCCATCAATTATCTTCACATAAACAATGGGGAGGAAccagaaatatcagttttaggcTACCTTAATGTCAATCCCTGATTTTGATTCAGCTGAGCGGTACAAATGAGTTTTAAGGCTGTCGCATTGAAAAATGAACTTTGGCGGCCTGCATCATAgctgatatttctgtatttgattAATACAGTGAGTGATACTTAAGGTCCTGTATGGTTGCCAGTGAAGCTAGTCCTGTAAAATATGACACATTGATGACTATTTGTAATTTAGAGTTTTATCAGTGGGTGGTGGTTGGTGCataaatatttgtaaaaaattcAAAAATAGGGATGGCAACTACCACTGAGCAGGACGTTGGAAGGGGTTCTAATTCTACCAGAATTCATAACCGGGCTCTTTATATTCCAGTTAAGAGCAGAATTATGTTattataaatattttaaaaaatatattcaagCCGAGATACTTATTCGTAAACAGACGGAGGACGAGTGTGCCGATCAACAATGGCTGCTTGGCAGTGAGGTCAAACTTTGTTAGGGCATTGGttttaacttgtttttttttgaCGGGCACAGTCCTCGTTCATTTTCAAAATGACATTTTCAAGGCTACATTGGAAGAATCGAGTTGCGCTGTCGGTGTCCTTCGTTGTTTAGCACGGTTTTGTATTTCCCTGTCTCCCATTTTTCCTCCTAATGACTGTGACTTCTGTGTATATCCAGGTGAGAAACCACATCAGTGCAGCATCTGCTGGCGCTCGTTCTCCCTGAAGGATTACCTAATCAAACACATGGTCACACACACAGGGGTGCGTGCCTACCAGTGCAGCATCTGCAACAAACGCTTCACCCAAAAGAGCTCCCTCAACGTCCACATGCGGCTGCACCGTGGAGAGAAGTCCTACGAGTGCTACATCTGCAAGAAGAAGTTCTCGCACAAGACCCTGCTGGAGAGACACATGGCTCTGCACAGCACAGCGGGCGCCGTCACAGGGCTGTCGGGGGCAGCAGGCGCCGGTGGTCCCGTCTCCATTCCCATGGCCGTGCCCGAACCCGGCGCCGGAGTGGTGGCCCTCGCCGTGCCCGTCAGCGGAGGCGCCGGAATAGGGGGTGGGGTCGGAACAGGAGTGGGTGTGGCTGCGGAGGCAAGCTGCCAAGAAGGGACCACCTACGTGTGCTCCGTCTGTCCTGCCAAGTTCGACCAAATTGAGCACTTCAATGACCACATGCGAATGCATGTCTCCGATGGATAAGTACAAATAGATgcacttctttaaaaaaaagaatgaaaAAGAAAAATGGCactagatttttttattttgggGCATGAAGAGTAATGAGTATAGACACTGGCACATTAAGTTTCCCAGAAaggagttttttttgttgttattctaaAAGAAAAACAAGATGGTGGCCTTAAGGCTTTGTAGTTTGATATTGATCCACTGGATGGATCCTTACTACAGGCCTCTAAATGTATGCTTTCCTAAAATTACTGATTTATGTGTTGAACACTACCGAAAGGCCTacgaaagaaacacacacatacacaaattcAAACTTACacacctatatacagtatagatatATGTTTGTATGAGTGtatgtgttcatgtgtgtatgtgtgtgcttgtgtatttgtatgtgtgcgtgactgcttgtgtgtgtgtgcgcgtgtgcaaaCATTGCCATGGAATTTCTAACATGGTAAATGTGATCCCATATTGACCGTTTTGGGCACTATAGGCGTCCAAGCTTACTGTGGTATGATTttcaaataaacaaaaaaaaaatatctggcTTGGGCTAAAGATTCCCTCTTAAAAAATATTGTTGGTCACAAGTTTGCCTTCTTATGTCGGATAAGAAAAGGAGAGTAATTCATTTGACACtgggtttttatttattattatggtATCGAGGGATTAAAATGCAGCTGTTGTGGAGGTACAAGTTGATTTGACTAATTGTACTGAAATGTAACTTCCTGTGAGTGGGTATAGGAATGGTTATTTGGTTAATGTTTTACTGTCCATGCAGTTTGATGGTTCAGGTTAAGTTGACGAAATTAGGGTTGTTGATAAGACAGTATTTgagcaacaaacaaacaaaaagtaaTATTGTTAGGAGTTTATTTCGTTTGCATACACTGCCACTAATATCTTAGGAGACTGTTAAGGCTATAACTTATTAACAGAAGACAGAAGAAAGTTCTTCTTGACCTAATCTGTTGCTAAAGGATTGTTTAGTTCTATGAAGAGGATTTGACATGTGCAGTTGTGGCAGGCTTGAGTATGTCACCAGACTTATCATGATTGCTGCTCCCACAACGTGTACCAGACTGTTATCAGCTGTAGATTACAACGCGATTCGTCATTATTACTATTATCGTTCAAAtgattcaaaaaaatatatatatatattatttgatAATGGAATGATTTACCAAGAAAGTTTAAAGACAGCCGTCAGATGGATTACCGGTGAATTGAGAATGATTCTGTGAACTTGCATTGGACAGAAATATCATCCTATGACCTAACACTCTTGTCTACCCTGTTCCTAAGGATATGACCCAGCTATTTGAGCAGGTGGAGAAAATGAAATGCACTACTCCTGAAATCTTAGCTCCACCTGGTGGCCCAAATGGCATGTCTAGTCCGGACATGACATGCAGACAAGAGAGACACGAGGCAAAATAAAGCACGATAACATATACCCGGGGTCAATAATTAGCCTACTTCATAATATACCACAATTTGCAGATGGACTTTCCAGACAATAAGATACATTCCTGTTTTCACCGGATACCTAGACACAAGTGTGTACAGAATAGATTTGGGAGTAGGGAGCGGGGATACCGTTCAAGTGTCACGTCACTCAAAGGCTCTGCTCTGATATTTGTCTTGTTGTTCTTGCATTTTATCCAAAATAAGACAGACACGTCTGCCTGCAACTGCAATCTGACGTTTTTGCTCATTTCTTTGAGTAGACACTTTTTTTTATAGTTACAACGATGAGATCGTAACTAACCACAATTACAGTACAGTCTGAaaacaatatgttgtagataaaAACAAAGTGCTGCATTGCAAATTTTCTTCAAATGCCTGTGCTAAATATTGAATTGTTTTACTTAAGTAAATTAAATTCtatgattttcgttttttttttttcattttctaaaggaaaaaaaaaaaaaattcttaaAAGCTTGATAAGAGGACTGCATTATTTTCTTGCATATATGTTGCACTGCTTAAACCGATAAGTGCACTACTGTTACCAGAGATATTTTAGTTTTAGAGAATAATAATCATTTTTTATCGAATGTTTGGTTGTAGAATTCACGTGTTAGAATAGCTTTTGTTCTATTTTTCGATAAGGTAATTCAACGTTTATTGGCTTTTGTTATTGCTTGCTACTATATGTATTGACTTGTGCTGTGTTTGTGCaagcatttattttttattcaaatCCGAACCATCGTGTGAGCTTCTCTCTGTTTTTACCCTTTTTAATGTATGTTTTTCAGGAGTTAATCCCTTCTAACAGCAGTTATCGCACTGCATACATTAGAACAGATGCTGAATTTTCATACAAAAAGCATTCATGCCAAatgatacacccccccccccccccccccccccccccccaaaaaaaaactttctttttttatatatagtgcGCGTGGACATAAATGATACACATAAATCATAGGCGTGTTTTAGACATTTCTTTGGGAATAAGAGGGTGGGTGGGAGATTGTACGAAGCTTATTTGCTATTTGTAAATTGTTTCACAAGTGTGTGTCTCTTGTGTTTtgtatgtctgtgtgagtgtttgtgtgtgttgtataatCAAACTGTTGGTGTCCCAAGTGGATGTGTAATACCTGAACTGTAGGGCTTCCTTTGCAATATGCAGTGCAGGTACTATGAGAAGCAGCTTTTGCTAACTCTCATGGGCTAATAAACACATTTGTGATGCACATTTACAAAGACATCTATTGATCAAACATTGATACTGGTAAATACATTGCCCCTATTGGAAGAAGTATATGGCATTTTGTGCCTAGTGCTTTAGTTACCTTCATTCAGCTGGTTGCTATTTAAAAAGGCAAGGTGTACCTGAGAAAACTCTCCCGCCAGCTTCACTGTGTTCTATCTTTGTCTCTTTCAAATGGGAAAAGCAAGGACGTGATGAGGACTGTAATTAACATAGATCACAAAGTTCGGATATCCTCATATCAGAAACAACGGACCTACTGCATGCATCAGAGCGGTGTCTTCATATTATGTCATAGAGTCTCCATCTGGTCACTGAATAGCATGTGGTTGTCAAGCGAAGGAAACAATATACACTCCCCTACGTGTTTTGTGGAACAGTGAATCTACATGTTTAATTTGTCTCTATACCCCAgcatattttcatacatatcagttttaccgtttagaaatgaaagcacgctatgtatgtagtccccccatttgaacgTATtagaagtattgggacaaattcacttatagtgtattatATTTAGTCAAAAGTTtattatttggtcccatattcctaacaCGCAATGagtacatcaagcttgtgactacgaACCTGTTGGATACATTTGCAGTTTATATTGGTTGTGCTGTTGTGCTATGCCCactagaaatgaatggtaaataatgtgtagtgtattttggagtcactttcattgtaaattagaatatcATATTTCTGAACGATTATAAATTAaggtggatgctaccatgattatggataattaTGAATGAATCGTCAATAATGATGTGTGGTAAAGTTACAGAGACATAAAtatcatgcccccccccccccccaaaaaaaatgtaacctccctgttattggtaatggtgagaggataGCATGTTTTGAGGGatctttgtgcatctgtaacttggTACATTAATGTAAAAGTGTCCAGAAACATATtattttcttatttacaataaaagcgACACCAAAATGGCAATAAGTATtcactataagtgaatttgtccaatattTAAAATggagatacataaagtgctttcatttctaaacgggAAAACAGATATGTACTGTATGAAAATACCTTCAAATAAAAGGTGATATTCTGTACTGGCGCTTCATAAGGCAATATTAAACGTTTTAGCTTcgctgtccaaataaatacgtagGTGAGTGTATGTGACTTGTGATTGGCCAGCAGTTTgttatcctctgctgcagagatcTCTAGGGGGAACATAAGCCTATACCTGCTTCTACTCTATAGCTTAAATTGCCACACTAAGACAAGGAACACTGAATGGCTGCATGCAATGTTAATTTGTCTCTATTCTTGGAGGACTCTCTGTAGGCGTAGGTTTGCTGAGGCAATGTCCTTAACAGATGGGCTACAGTATGTAAGGGACTGCTGTGATCTATTTTGATCACATGTTATTGCTCTGGCatacagttgttgttgttgttggtgttggtggtagtgttCAGGGCCGTAAACCAGGGTCTTAGTCTTAGTGAGGTCCGGACTGTTTTAAGAAAGTTgaagctcatttactgcatttcgatacagtttttaaaaaaataatctaaaatgctatttggagaacagcaaacgtgaccccagccattatcacactggttgctgtagcttcattcacctcagtccaTCTCCAAACACACAGCCTACTGGCTATACAATTAGCCGCTACACATGAACTCAGAACTGGGATTAAAAACTATGATTGAATACGTACAGAGGGATATGTTGGcagaaaaaaagtatttcattAACGAAAAAGTAAACGAATGAGTTTGTTTTACAGAACAATtgtttttgcagttttacagctaatctcCTGCCGTTCTCCACATGTTGCCATGACTTATTCCATGtgaatgatatctgagtgagagggACTAACTAAATCAATTGGAATCCCCCTGGGGTGCCCTGCTTGCCCAGTCGGTAATTCAGCCacgattactacaagtttagatagctggctagactaactagactcATTTACCAATCTGAAAATGTGttactgacatgggctaattgagtgactgtcagtgagtgaCATATAACAACAGGAAAACTACTGATGCACAACTACgctttgaaattgcaccttgtgtattctactattctaactctcagcagtaagttgagaccctgacGGAGTTCCATCTTTTGaattccccccaaaaaattcaGACCTGTGACCTACTATGTGGTTTACAGCCCTGGTGGTTGTCTGCTCTATGGAATAATATAGAAATGGTCAACCGTCTAG carries:
- the LOC110534107 gene encoding zinc finger and BTB domain-containing protein 20 — translated: MTERIHNINLHNFSNSVLETLNEQRNRGHFCDVTVRIHGSMLRAHRCVLAAGSPFFQDKLLLGYSDIEVPSVVSVQSIQKLIDFMYSGVLRVSQSEALQILTAASILQIKTVIDECTRIVSQNVGLAGPGGFPVNPGDSGQETPRGTPESGTSGPSSDAESVYMQATSQQNLERAYTSHYSYSGLSLQNGTRERSHYVTSMTTSYDPALGTQKDQHDQDPPWITRIHERSQQMERFLSTPETTHCRKQPRPVRIQTGGVHIKQEAEDEYSSYGMDECTEDTEHVEGVESEPKGESFDSGVSSSIGTEPDSVDQQQYLLGFGREGVGEGQQCEGTPVQIDVNDSSPEQMHETEDRGTSHGTSDSNMLQPLPNPIMAQSLPSAPLYMRQAESHTSNLRMPLTMTSNTQVMGTASNSYLPNLFATQSASNNKPFLFSLPQSMGGQQTQFVAVPPPCMPPFSQQLMVQQQAAREQQQAAQMGQGEKKPYECTLCTKTFTAKQNYVKHMFVHTGEKPHQCSICWRSFSLKDYLIKHMVTHTGVRAYQCSICNKRFTQKSSLNVHMRLHRGEKSYECYICKKKFSHKTLLERHMALHSTAGAVTGLSGAAGAGGPVSIPMAVPEPGAGVVALAVPVSGGAGIGGGVGTGVGVAAEASCQEGTTYVCSVCPAKFDQIEHFNDHMRMHVSDG